TGCCCTATAATCCACTGCTGTTAATGAAATATCAAGCTCACATAAATCTTGAGTTCTGTAACAAGTCAAACGTCATTAAGTATCTTTTTAAGTATGTCAATAAGGGTTCGGATCGGGTGACTGCAACTGTTGAAGAAACATATGATGTTGGTGAATCTTCTCAGGTGGTTGATGAGATCAAACAGTATTATGATTGTCGTTATTTGTCACCGTCTGAATCCATGTGGAGAATTTTTGCTTATGATATTCATCAAAGATGGCCGTCGGTACAGAGGTTGACTTTTCATTTGCCCAACCAGCAACATGTTGTATTCGATGATGCTGACATCACTACTCATGTTTATTTGCGCAACAAAGATTTGTTGACGATGTTTACGGGTTGGATGATGGCCAACAGGCGGTTCTCGGAGGGGCGGTCTCTAACATATGTTGAATATCCAGGCAAATTTGTCTATTGTTTGAGGAGTAGGGAGTGGAAGCCAAGACAAAGGGGATTTTCAATTGGAAGATTGAGTTTTGCTCATCCTTCATCTGGTGAACTTTTCTACATGCGGATGCTTTTGAATGTCCAGAGAGGTTGTACTAGCTTTCGTAGTATAAGAACCGTGAATGGTGTTACATATGATACATTTCAAGAGGCATGTTCCGCCATGGGATTCTTGATAGATGATAATGAGTATGTTTCTGCTATTAAGGAAGTTGCTGAGTTAGCGTCGGCTGCGCATCTAAGGAGGCTTTTTGTGATGTTGCTGTTATCTGGTTCCATGGGAAGACCTCTGTTAGTTTGGGAGCAAACTTGGACTTATTTGTCTGATGATATTCTTTACCGTAGAAGACACGAGCTGCGATATCCTGGTAAGATTTTTGTTTGTTGTGAATTTATTACAAGATAGGTAGGCACACACGCATCCACACAGTAGAGAAGTTATATTATGGtgctaatatttattaattattgttgaaCGTAGATCTTACTATGAGTCAAGACGAGTTACAGACATTTTGTTTGTTGGAAGTTGAGAGACTATTGCAGAGTAATGGAAAATCATTGAGAAATTATGCTGGCATGCCCGTTCCTAATAACTCTTTAGTCTCTCAATTTAGCAATTTGATGCTGTTGCGTGAGTTGCAGTATGATACTGTTTCTTTGTCTCGTGAGCATGATGCAGATCTCTTAAAGTTAAATGAAGAACAGAGGGTGGTCTACGATAAAATTATTGACTGTGTTTCGAATAAGAAGGATGGGTTCTTTTTTGTGTACGGGTTTGGTGGCACTGGAAAAACTTTTTTATACAGAGTTTTGTCAGCTAGATTGCGATCTGAGAAAAAGATTGTTATCAATGTTGCTTCTAGTGGTATTGCTTCTCTGTTGTTACCTGGTGGTAAGACGGCTCATTCTATGTTCAATATTCCTGTTGATCTGACTGAAGACACTGTTTGTCGGATTAAGAATGACAGTCCAAAAGCTGAGGTATTTTGGTTGGCCGATTTGATTATTTGGGATGAGGCACCGATGACTAACAAATTAGCATTTGAAGCGCTTGACAGGACGTTGCGTGATATAATGGTTTCAGTCTCTGATAGGAATAAAGATTTACCTTTTGGTGGCAAGGTGGTTGTTCTGGGTGGTGATTTCAGGCAGGTGTTGCCAGTTATTCCAAAAGGTTCGCGTGCTGAGATTGTCATGGCTTCCATAAATTCTTCTATCATTTGGAAATACTGCGAAGTTTTGCGATTGACAACAAATATGAGGTTAGCAACCGGATCGGAACAATCAACTGCTCAGGAGTTAAGGTCGTTTTCAGATTGGATACTTCAAATCGGTGAAGGTCGATGTGGAGCAGTGGTCAATGATAAACTTTTTGTTGATATTCCTTCTGATCTAATCATTCCTGTCTTGGAAAATCCAGTGGAAGATATTGTAAATACAATTTATCCAAATTTGGTTCAGAATTTTTGTGATCCAAGTTTTTTCCAAGATAGGGCAATACTTGCTCCGACTGTCGAAAATGTTGAAGAGATAAACAATTATATAGTTGACCTGTTGCCCGGTGAGGAGAAAAGTTACCTCAGTGCTGATTCGATATGTGGTAGCGATGCTTATtctgatgttgatgttgattgGATAACTGTTGAATTCTTGAATCAGATTAGGTGTTCTGGTCTACCTAGTCATTCACATcttctttggggtatttttaaaattgtctcaaGCATTTCGTGTGCACTAGATGCATTATTGTTTATGAACCATTagtttctattaaaaaaaagttaaatgatGTTGTGAAGgaaaagtattcaaaccttttataaatatagaatatattaGTTGGAGAAAAAGAAGTATACGTTaccaataaatatataaataaataaattgcaTAATATATACtgtatttaaaagaaaaaaagaaagagtacTCCGAATCAATAAATTTCACGCGACTAATAGAAAGAGTACTCTGAATCAATAAATTTCACGCGATTAATCATTAGTATCGGAATAACTGGTTTAAATTGCataatatatattgtatttataattatgtgaTACTGTATAAGTAGATAATTGTGCTTTTTTGGATAAATTTGATGATTTATATGTTCATAtttcgtttttttttatttggaaaagctattttttaaatacagttattttatttgatatgaaaaagatatgaaaaatgTATTTCATTATGTGGTTTTGaaaatattcaattataatctaattatatattttgttaggaaaaaatttctttgtgctttctctcttctattttttttattattgttttcgtTTTAATAATTAGgtcaaattctaatttcatttttaatattttaaatcttttattttagtgcaaaataattttacaccATTTTAGTATTATTTCAATGTTAAAATTGgtacaaattttatatattaggAAATATTTTGTATTGGAATATTCAGATTTAaagtatttaattatgtaataaAATGTTATGCATTTATTATGGTTCATCTgtgttctttttttatattatccttTGATTTCTATATAATGTAATCAAATGGTCTATATAAATGCGGGATATTGTATAAATAGATAATTGTTCTGCTCATTTaaaataggtttaattactctgttagtccctatagttttatgaaattttcaattaagtccctatacttttttttcttttaattggatccctacacaaatatttttttttcaattaggtccctaccGTGACCAAACAGTTAGATTTAACGGAATATTCCCTtcctaaattaaatattttccaACTTTTTCCTAAATCTCTAATTCTCTCTcactcttattttttaaaataccaaaataCCCCCtaattctctttcattcttattttttgaaataccAAAATAACCCTCCCACTCCCGGGGTTAGCATCCCCAAGTGACCTTCGGTCCTGCCTTCTTTGAACGAGGAAGCTCATCTACGGCGGCGGCAGCGGCGCCAGCCACTTCGGTTTTGTCGGCTTCTTTGGCGTCCAAAGACTCCAGCGAGGCCATGACCATGAAACTCCAACAGGACGCGACATTTTCACGATGAGAGAGATTGGTGTCAAGAGCACTGACGGAATCTCTAGGAAGGCGGAGAGGTCGCTTTGACTTCATTTTCTTAGGTGAGGGCTCGCTGGAGAGGTGGCCGTTTCCGGCGGAGTTCGCCGCGGAGGTCAGCCGCACGCTAAAACCAGAAGGGTTCGCGGTGTTCCATTTGGTAAACCCTAATGACACTTACAGCTTCAATTCGttccttgatttgtttgattcttgcTTCGTATTAGTGAAATCGCGTTATATCAAAGGGTTTGATTCTTCAATGCCTCAAATACGGGAAATTGCTTTGAAGAAAGAGTTTTATGATGTTGATGCTGTTCATAAATTAGTAAAAGTTGATTATTTTGGGGGTGGTGAAGATGATTCAAGTGACAAGTATTCTGTTCCAGAGTATAAGCATGATTTAGTTAAAAATGCTGAGCCTTTGATTCCTATGGAGCCACTGAAACCGTGGATAACTTTGAAGATAAAaggttttgattttgctgtttaGTTGAAAAATACTGTTTCAAAGAATGATTTTGTGGTGGTGAAGATGGATGTGGAGGGCattgaatttgatttgattcCAAGGCTGTTTGAAACTGGGGCTATATGTTTGGTAGACGAGATTTTCCTAGAATGTCATTATAATAGATGGCAAAGATGTTGCCCTGGGCAGAGGAGTGCAAAGTATGAGAAAACATATGATCAATGGTTGCAGCTCTTCAATTCTCTCAGACAAAGTGGAGTTCTTGTTCATGAATGGTGGTAATTACCTGATAGGAAAACCATATATTTTTTCTGTAACATTCTTGTCTTCCCTTTAACCTGTTTACAATTTTCATCTTCAGAGTTGATTTTACTTTAAAACCCCAGCCAATCGAGATGATTGCATTCCAAATTTATTCCCATGTAACAATTTCAATTGAAACTGAGTTAATTCCCTTAAGTCATCGAAACTTTGTTGGATAAATCTCCTTTACCCCCATATAGATACATATAGATATGAATAGTTGGATACTGTAATCTTAGTTTTATCTCAGAAGAGAATTTGATTCTTTTTTGTTAGTACTAAAAATTTCACTTCATTGTCTAAAAGactaaaacataaaattgtTGGGCTCTTTCATCTAAAGTTATTGAACAAACTTTCATGTTCATGATAGTTCTGTTCACTGACAGAAATAGGATGATAGGGGTTAGCTCTTGACACTATAAGTCAATGTACATTGAAAATATTAACCATGCTGTTGAACCCAGGTATTTTCATTTCAGTAATCTGGAGGTAAACATGATGAATGGCTATCCaagatttcttttatttatcattctggGTTTGTAGTTTTGTACCAAGTTAATTAATTTCTTGATCCTTATATTGTTTATGATTTAAAGGTtcaatttgtatataaataagcaaaagaatgatagtgacaaaataaaagagattatAGGAATATTTTTCATGTCTTAGAATCATTGAATAGGAATACAGGAATAtcttttattgaatatttataatttcaccgaattttcaattaagtccctatagttttttttttcaattaggtccctaagGGTATAAAAGTAATTTCACAATTGACTAACATTTTTTTGACGTTTAACGTTAATAGGGaccaaattgaaaaaaaaaataatgtataaggacccaattaaaaggaaaaaaaatatagggacctaattgaaaatttcgcgaaactatagggaccaacagagtaattaaacctttaaaATGTACTATCTTTTTTAGTGGATAACTTTGATGATTGATatcttcatattttattttgattttttttttagtttaaaaagcGATTTTTTCAAATGgtgttatttttttcatatgaaaaagttattttatttcatgcttttgaaaatattcaattttattaaaaaaattacttaattactttttttattttgatattttttttcggAAGAGAAGGATAAGCAAAGTGTAttcttaatatattaataagaaTAAGATATGAGcgttttattaataaaaataattatttatcttttcttatAGGGAAAAGTCAAATCATATCaatataaatttgattttaaatttgtcaataaaatttg
The Arachis duranensis cultivar V14167 chromosome 5, aradu.V14167.gnm2.J7QH, whole genome shotgun sequence genome window above contains:
- the LOC110281517 gene encoding uncharacterized protein LOC110281517, translating into MDDIDQSEIYDPSINSFSQVGSVIDHPLFLQSEIQGCLDVGDPNYECSICGACFWLLERVERESTVNRPIFTVCCSKGKIQLPYLQKPPDLLYDLINGHDRKSLYFQKNIRSYNSMFAFTSLGGKVMDSVNDGRGPPQFIISGQNYHRIGSLLPVAGEKPKFAQLYVYDTQHEIMHRQRIFGQTSEIDKELITELLQMIDTHNVIAQSFRRVRELYECHPSEIFSLKLYSQRNVDRRMYSAPSCDEVAALIVGDFDSSDHGRDIIVRSTGGRLQRIYETHALYWPLQYPLLFPYGEDGYQPNIGYCGQQLGYVPGRRTRVSLREFICFCLQIREHEDGIIHKSRRLFQQFVVDCFTMIESQRLYEIRMKQSTIRGEVLQGIEEAMHRGDDEASSIGTRIILPSSFTGGRRYMFNRCQDAMAICKHFGYPDLFLTITCNPNWPEFQRFTEREQIPIADRPDISCRVFHAKLKCLLNDLKEGVFFGPLNAGMYTIEFQKRGLPHAHMLLWLNAESNLQSVEIVDEFICAELPNPQKFPSLYNVVTKYMIHGPCGPLRPSSPCMKDGKCSKFYPKRFVDQTSFDENGYPIYRRHNMGVTMKINNVNIDNRFVMPYNPLLLMKYQAHINLEFCNKSNVIKYLFKYVNKGSDRVTATVEETYDVGESSQVVDEIKQYYDCRYLSPSESMWRIFAYDIHQRWPSVQRLTFHLPNQQHVVFDDADITTHVYLRNKDLLTMFTGWMMANRRFSEGRSLTYVEYPGKFVYCLRSREWKPRQRGFSIGRLSFAHPSSGELFYMRMLLNVQRGCTSFRSIRTVNGVTYDTFQEACSAMGFLIDDNEYVSAIKEVAELASAAHLRRLFVMLLLSGSMGRPLLVWEQTWTYLSDDILYRRRHELRYPDLTMSQDELQTFCLLEVERLLQSNGKSLRNYAGMPVPNNSLVSQFSNLMLLRELQYDTVSLSREHDADLLKLNEEQRVVYDKIIDCVSNKKDGFFFVYGFGGTGKTFLYRVLSARLRSEKKIVINVASSGIASLLLPGGKTAHSMFNIPVDLTEDTVCRIKNDSPKAEVFWLADLIIWDEAPMTNKLAFEALDRTLRDIMVSVSDRNKDLPFGGKVVVLGGDFRQVLPVIPKGSRAEIVMASINSSIIWKYCEVLRLTTNMRLATGSEQSTAQELRSFSDWILQIGEGRCGAVVNDKLFVDIPSDLIIPVLENPVEDIVNTIYPNLVQNFCDPSFFQDRAILAPTVENVEEINNYIVDLLPGEEKSYLSADSICGSDAYSDVDVDWITVEFLNQIRCSGLPSHSHLLWGEGSLERWPFPAEFAAEVSRTLKPEGFAVFHLVNPNDTYSFNSFLDLFDSCFVLVKSRYIKGFDSSMPQIREIALKKEFYDVDAVHKLVKVDYFGGGEDDSSDKYSVPEYKHDLVKNAEPLIPMEPLKPWITLKIKGFDFAV